From Homalodisca vitripennis isolate AUS2020 chromosome 1, UT_GWSS_2.1, whole genome shotgun sequence, the proteins below share one genomic window:
- the LOC124353111 gene encoding flavin reductase (NADPH)-like, with protein MKNIAIFGATGMTGVCVIKAALDKGLKIRALLRDPTKLPKEYNGKVDVIKGDVLHAEDVKRTLEGQDAVIVVLGTRNHLGPTTVMSDGLKNIIAGMKALNISVVSVCLSLFLFYDPKKVPVMYHEVTADHRRMFEALKTSGLQWVAVNAAYISDQRSTGYIVQHDANPRYSTVSKYDLAQFFVDSLTKPEHFQKAVGIASNPRR; from the exons atgaaaaacattgcAATATTTGGTGCTACCGGAATGACTGGTGTCTGTGTAATTAAAGCAGCTTTGgacaaag GTTTGAAAATTCGAGCCCTTTTAAGGGATCCaactaaattaccaaaagaaTATAATGGAAAAGTTGATGTTATCAAGGGTGATGTTTTACATGCTGAAGACGTTAAACGCACTTTGGAGGGGCAAGACGCAGTTATAGTGGTTCTCGGAACAAGAAACCACTTAG gTCCAACAACAGTGATGTCGGATGGTCTGAAAAACATAATAGCAGGGATGAAGGCACTAAACATTAGTGTAGTCTCGGTCTGTCTATCAT TGTTCTTATTCTACGACCCTAAGAAGGTGCCAGTGATGTACCACGAAGTCACTGCCGACCACAGGAGGATGTTCGAGGCCCTGAAGACAAGTGGATTACAGTGGGTTGCTGTCAACGCCGCCTACATCAGTGACCAACGTTCCACCGGTTACATCGTACAACACGACGCAAATCCGAGATACTCGACCGTTTCTAAATACGACCTGGCCCAGTTCTTTGTGGACAGTCTGACAAAGCCAGAACACTTCCAAAAAGCGGTTGGAATCGCCAGCAATCCTCGAAGATAA